In Stieleria varia, one genomic interval encodes:
- a CDS encoding DUF695 domain-containing protein produces the protein MAVDLDQLPGDDAQWSLARAETDSGILFIRRNQSAEPFLGHPELGIKLGFAIPYQVASGRDVPDSAENEQVSAIEDQIIAKVAQSATGVHVLTLTDPTCKELIFYIKPGADIASIHQSLMAECTSHEIQCMAEHDASWELYLQFCPPA, from the coding sequence ATGGCCGTTGATCTCGATCAACTTCCTGGCGATGACGCGCAGTGGAGTCTTGCTCGGGCTGAAACCGACTCTGGAATTCTGTTCATTCGCCGCAATCAGTCCGCGGAGCCCTTCCTCGGGCATCCCGAGCTTGGGATCAAACTCGGGTTTGCCATTCCCTATCAAGTCGCATCCGGTCGCGATGTTCCTGATTCAGCCGAGAATGAACAAGTCTCTGCGATCGAAGATCAAATCATTGCCAAAGTGGCCCAGTCGGCGACGGGAGTCCATGTGTTGACGTTGACCGATCCGACTTGCAAGGAGTTGATCTTTTACATCAAGCCCGGCGCGGACATCGCTTCGATCCATCAGTCGCTGATGGCCGAGTGCACTTCACATGAAATCCAGTGCATGGCCGAACACGACGCGTCGTGGGAACTCTATCTCCAGTTCTGCCCACCGGCTTGA